In one Dissulfurirhabdus thermomarina genomic region, the following are encoded:
- a CDS encoding YIP1 family protein translates to MNLIKAIVISPGELFKNSKEKKRDIVLLFVISFAVVFLKSFFKGRYATNFNFFENQSLNEVFSFLAIPQVTVVTTYISFFIFVSLLFLIVKIFSKEASFKTLLFSLMSISGIGVIAHLIATPMMFFAESFIMSIGYVFYLWVVVLSVLAIKNSQSLPLVKAVTSFLIVALPFLLFGWLPVISPYLIYLAV, encoded by the coding sequence ATGAATTTAATAAAGGCGATAGTCATTTCCCCAGGCGAACTCTTTAAAAATTCGAAGGAAAAAAAGAGAGACATTGTATTGCTATTTGTCATTAGCTTTGCTGTTGTTTTTCTGAAAAGTTTTTTTAAAGGGCGATATGCAACAAATTTTAATTTTTTTGAGAATCAATCCCTCAACGAGGTGTTCTCCTTTTTGGCCATTCCTCAAGTCACTGTCGTCACAACATATATTTCATTTTTTATTTTTGTTTCCTTGCTGTTTTTGATTGTAAAAATTTTTTCAAAAGAGGCTTCATTTAAGACACTTTTATTTTCGTTGATGTCAATAAGCGGTATAGGTGTTATTGCACACCTCATTGCAACTCCTATGATGTTTTTCGCAGAGTCATTCATCATGTCCATAGGTTATGTTTTTTACCTTTGGGTTGTCGTCCTGTCTGTTTTGGCGATTAAAAATAGCCAAAGTCTACCGCTTGTAAAAGCTGTAACTAGTTTTTTGATTGTAGCTCTGCCATTTTTGTTATTTGGATGGTTGCCGGTCATTTCCCCTTATCTTATTTACCTAGCGGTTTAG